In Monomorium pharaonis isolate MP-MQ-018 chromosome 3, ASM1337386v2, whole genome shotgun sequence, a genomic segment contains:
- the LOC105829929 gene encoding uncharacterized protein LOC105829929, which produces MYALHCPHDRLSQCTATYLFVKRSPEQYKFFQMHLRAFHVLALALTVVVRADCDDKTKWYSELRSIIKNCPSMSRNSSDQDELLDVFRRCVQHRAIGTLDTLFDQDVITIFDGIDLIRLYSNDKNNTEYKDNFNDELEEEDISWSSIIWNRIKRVLRTHAFKIDVDHVFNTASNITTRNLDSIVQGRKRRRRHYMLPLMMMGLLLMGTILVPMGFQFLAVLGGKALILAKMALILSSIQGLKKIATSGVNYGLYHVPDHGWHDRSHQIPNEEENYPVYLPPRP; this is translated from the exons ATGTACGCATTGCATTGCCCGCACGACCGTCTTTCGCAGTGCACTGCGACGTATCTGTTCGTGAAGAGGTCTCCGGAGCAGTACAAATTTTTCCAG ATGCACCTTCGTGCTTTTCACGTCCTTGCCCTCGCACTGACTGTGGTCGTAAGGGCTGACTGTgacgataaaacaaaatggtacTCTGAATTACGATCCATAATCAAGAATTGCCCGTCAATGTCCCGGAATAGCTCCGACCAGGATGAATTATTAGACGTTTTTAGAAGATGCGTACAGCATAGAGCCATCGGCACCTTGGATACTCTCTTCGACCAAGACGTTATTACGATATTCGATGGAATCGATTTGATACGACTTTATTCAAATGATAAAAACAATACGGAATATAA agataattttaatgatgaaTTGGAAGAGGAGGACATTAGCTGGTCGTCGATCATCTGGAATCGAATAAAACGCGTTCTGCGGACTCACGCTTTCAAAATTGACGTCGATCATGTATTTAACACAGCTTCTAACATAACCACGCGGAATCTGGACAGTATTGTTCAAG GACGAAAACGCCGTCGTAGGCACTACATGCTCCCACTAATGATGATGGGCCTGCTGTTGATGGGTACAATCCTAGTGCCAATGGGCTTTCAATTCCTCGCAGTGTTGGGCGGCAAAGCCCTGATACTCGCCAAAATGGCTCTTATACTATCCAGCATACAAGGTCTGAAAAAAATAGCTACCAGTGGCGTCAATTACGGATTATATCACGTCCCAGATCACGGTTGGCATGACAGAAGTCATCAGATTCCCAACGAGGAAGAAAATTATCCGGTATATCTGCCTCCACGTCCTTAG
- the LOC105829930 gene encoding corticotropin-releasing factor-binding protein, translated as MFSKSISTSIFLIIIVVGTFHVVKAAIGNDHRQQQVTNEAVTNILAYEMGPKASFEVPREHYRPITDCMFVTSESGPFSYISSTDNDNVCGIYFLTDPDRVVEIHFYSFDVPCDHHGLLAVIDGWELNGEIFPSESDHSLSMKERMSEFCGKNRWYRRTFTSSQNAALLQYRIPLRGKGFVVTARYPKNPRPCNVLSVSTTDAFTLRNYGRRINCTLVAVYPGAVRIIALGIGGGSNSHGVVHTTETGTLRKCDMRSPQDQVQIGGSRGFDTTKLDVIDSICGIDSKPDIKELVEYDITAVRLLSSGYYDNSVTVAISPIVDDSLLDSASGL; from the exons ATGTTCTCCAAGTCGATTTCAACATCGATCTTTCTGATCATCATCGTCGTCGGTACGTTTCATGTTGTAAAAGCAGCAATTGGCAACGATCACCGCCAACAACAG gtAACGAATGAAGCAGTTACCAATATCTTGGCTTATGAAATGGGACCGAAGGCTTCATTTGAAGTACCACGCGAACATTATCGACCGATTACAG ATTGTATGTTTGTTACCTCAGAAAGTGGACCGTTCTCTTATATATCGTCAACCGATAATGACAACGTTTGTGGAATATACTTCCTAACTGATCCCGATCGCGTAGTAGAAATACATTTCTATAGCTTCGATGTTCCCTGCGATCATCATGGCCTTCTAGCA GTAATCGACGGTTGGGAATTAAATGGCGAAATATTTCCAAGCGAGAGTGACCATTCATTGTCGATGAAAGAGAGGATGAGTGAGTTCTGCGGTAAGAACAGGTGGTACAGGAGAACTTTTACGAGTTCGCAGAACGCTGCACTTCTTCAATACAGAATACCATTACGTGGGAAAGGCTTTGTCGTAACTGCAAGATATCCAAAAAATCCGAGAC ccTGCAACGTCTTGTCAGTCAGCACGACGGATGCATTTACACTTCGCAATTATGGCAGACGGATTAATTGCACCCTGGTCGCGGTATATCCCGGTGCCGTACGAATAATTGCCCTCGGAATCGGTGGTGGTAGCAATTCGCATGGCGTCGTTCATACAACCGAAACTGGCACTTTACGCAAA tGCGACATGAGGAGTCCGCAAGATCAAGTGCAAATTGGAGGCAGCCGAGGTTTCGATACGACGAAACTCGACGTAATTGATTCCATTTGCGGCATTGATTCCAAACCTG atataaagGAGCTCGTAGAATACGACATAACGGCGGTACGACTATTATCAAGCGGTTACTACGATAACTCAGTGACGGTGGCAATAAGTCCAATTGTAGACGACAGTCTATTGGATTCCGCTTCCGGTCTTTAA